Within Myxococcales bacterium, the genomic segment CAGGAGATGCGCGAAGCAAATGCTCCAACAGTTGAAAATCTGTGCCCAAAAGTTTCCCGGCGCCAGTACGTAGGTCAATCTTGTCTGACGGGTCTTTGATTCCAAGGTTCACGAAAGCAGAGTCGAGCGATTGCACTACAGAGGTGGAATCCACGTTCTCTAGGCGTGCAATCTCTAGCAGTTGCACGCCAGTAAGCGCCAAGATGAGACGGCGTCGCTGAACGGGTTTAAGCTGTTCGATAGCCACAGCATGCCGGGGGCTGAGCCTTGGATAAAAAGAGAGTTCGCGGGTTTCTGGACTGGCAAAGGGATCTTGGTAAGTGAAGTCAGTGTCCCAGCTCACGGGCTGTATTCCCGCGAGCTGAACGCCCCCTTCGTCCGTGCCGATAAAGCAGCCTGGGCTTTTGCGGTTGATATCGCAATCGACATAGGCCGCAACTTGGGCTTCACTGAGTTCCGATGCACCGCCGCCAAGTAAGACTGGCTGATAAATATACACAAACAGGTAACGATGTCCCAAAGACTCAATCTGCTCGAATCGGGCATCGGGGTGAAGTTCAGACCATTGCCTCACTAAGGAAGCGAAGGCAGGTGACAGGTGATTAGGCGATTCGCGATCATACGGAATGATGAAGGGTAAGCCGTGGAACCTCGCGATGGCCTCCAGCAACTGTTGCCGAACATTCGTGGGCGGGTGGAACTCGAATTGGTAGCCCTGGGCATTTCGCGTCAGGGTGGGAAACACCGCGCCGAAATCCTGGGTCAGTTGTGTGTTGTCGGTGATTAGCCTGGCAGCATGCCGAGCGCATCTTCCCAGATGTTCCGGGACGAACGCAGCCATCGCAAGTTGAAAAGGAAAGGAAAGATCATTGGGCTGCCCGCCTTCGAGAAGACCCCAAGGTCTGCATGCCAAGCGATCAACATAGTACGAAACGGAGGCGGAAGAAGATTGTTCTGAAGCGATGCTGCACGTCACCCCGCCTAGCACGCAGACTACGATGGCCAGACGACACCATAACATGCTACGCTATAGCAGTCCTCTGGTATCCTGCAACCCGAAGACGCGTGCGGGTTTCAGGGAATGTCCGGTCATACGGGTGGTCTTTGGCGACGGGCGCCACACCCTGAAAGACCGCCCACCTAGGGCCTGACAAATGGCGTCAGGAAGCCCGTTGTGCTAACAAGCCCGCGCCGCCCAGTCAGCGCGGCACGTCACCTGTGTGGCCAGGGGGTTGATCAGCTGAGATGGAAGTGCGTTCTGGACAGCGCGTATTTGTGCAAGGAGCGGCGGCGACGCCCATGCGGCTTTTGGAGAGGCTTGTGGCCGCGCATGAAACTCTGCGAGATGTAGAAGTCATTCACCTCCACACGATGGGAGAGGCTCAGTACGCCGATCCAGCGTACGAGAAGAGCTTTCGCGTGGTCAATGTGTTCGTCGGCGCGAACATGCGTAGCAAGCTTGATGATGCCCGCAACGATTACTTGCCGTGTTTTCTTTCAGAGGTGCCCGCGCTTTTTCGTTCGGGTCTCAGGCCCATCGATGTAGCCTTGATTCATGTTTCACCTCCGGATAAGCAAGGCTACTGCTCCCTTGGCACCAGTGTAGATGTGGCCCGCGCAGCGGTTGACGTAGCCAAAACAGTCATCGCGCAGATAAACCCCAATATGCCTAGAGTGCATGGAGATGGATTCGTGCACATGAGCCGCATCGCCGAGGTCATTGAATGCAACGACCCTTTGCCCGAGGTGGTTCCGTCAACCCGCGGCCCTATCGAGAACGCGATCGGGGAAGCCGTCGCTGGTTTGATCGATGATGGTGCAACGCTGCAGATGGGCATTGGCGCCGTCCCCGACGCGGTGATGGCCGCGCTCAGCGGTCACAAACACCTGGGTATTCACTCAGAGATGTGGACGGACGGCGCACTCGAGTTGATCAAATCAGGAGTCGTGGATAACTCGCGTAAGACTGTGCATCCTGGCAAGACCGTCTCTGGTTTTCTTTATGGCTCAAAAAAACTATACGACTTCATCGATGACAACCCCTCAGTCGTGCAGCTGGACATTGGGTACGTTAATCAGCCAAACGTGATCGCGCGAAACCCCGCCGTGGCTGCCATCAATTCCGCGGTGGAAATCGATTTGACTGGGCAGGTATGTGCCGATTCCATAGGTCCACATGTGATTTCAGGGGTGGGAGGCCAAATGGATTTTTTGCGCGCCGCGGCGCTTTCCAAAGGAGGACGGCCAATCTTGGCGATGCCTTCGAGGACCAAGAAGGGGACGCCTCGCATCGTAGCAGAGTTGCGTCGTGGGGCGGGTGTCGTAACTACGCGCGCTCACGTGCATTGGGTCGTGACTGAGTACGGCGTCGTCAATCTCTTTGGCAAAACGCTCGGAGAACGCGCGAAGGCGCTCATCAGCATCGCTCACCCAGATGATCGGGAATCGCTTGAACGCAACTGGCGCGCCCGCTTAAAAAACTAGGTCTTCCGATCCGCATACGCTCGCCGCTCGGGCCGCCTGCAAAAGATCCAGTGCCTCGTCACGCTGTTTACCCGTGAATGATGCGGTGGTGTCTTTGGGTACGATGTTTTTGTATCCACGCATGCAGGCATCGTGAGCGGTTGCCATGACACACATCTCCGTAGCGATGCCCGCCAATACGAGCGTGCGCACGTTGAGACTTTGCAGCAAAAGATCAAGAGGCGTGCAAAAGAATCCCGAGCGTTGCGGCTTGAGTACGAAATAGTCATCGTCCAGGGGCCGAAAGGCTTGGACGACTTCAGCGCCAACCGCCCGCTCGCATTGGCTGAGTGTTTCCACGAAGTGAGACCGCCAACGCCCGAAATTGTCGTTGACATAGATCACCGGCAAAGAAGCGCGGCGCGCCCGATCCGCCAGGGCTACTGTGGGGGCGATTATCGAACGGGTATTTGACAGCAAGTCTGCCGCCCTATCGTAGTCAAAGGGATTGATGAGGTCAATCAATAGTAAGGCGCTGGAGTTGGGATGCAGGTTCACACGGCAACTCTATCCACTTTGCAGTGGGCTTGCCAGAGTAGGGGGATGTATGGCACAACGCTGTCCATACTCTGAACCCTTTCAAGGAGACTGTTATGTGGAAATATCTTGCCCTCATTATGCTCTGCGCCGGCATGGCCGTTTCATCTTTTGGTTGCAGCGACGATACCGAGGAGCACAGTGAAGCGGCAGCTGAATCAGCGGGCGACGACATAGAGGCAAGCGCCGATAACGCCGCAGAGGAAACGGGCGACGCCATGGAAGAAGCTGGCGACGACATCGAAGAAGCTACCGAATAATCCTAAGCGTGGTGTGATGGAAGAGGCACGGCGTGATCCCTGGGTCACGCCGTGTTTTTTTTATGGGATTTCGACTGTGCAGGTCTTGATGAGGTCGATGCCTTTGACCTTGGGAACGATGTCAGGGTTTTCGGTGCTCAGGGCAACTTCCATCTGCAGAAACTTGCCGTTGAGGGTGGGGTCGAATGCAATCGCTTGCTCAATCTGGGTCACTTCAATGCGCTCAGAATACGGTTGGGCGCTGAGAGCTTCTTTTGTCGAGGCCACACGTACTCTAATGGTGACCGCAGTATCGGACGGGATTTCTCCCTTTGCGATCACAAAGCCTTCCCACCGGGTGCTCTCACTGTCATTCTCGCAGCCCTCGGCGACAAATGCATATGTCCCGTTTTCCGCGACATAGTTAAGATTGTACCCTGTAAAATCGCTGTACGTGTATGGATTATGACCCACCGCATGGGTCTGCCATTGCCCGCTTGTGGGGTCGAGGAACGCGGCTTTGTCGTCGCTAAAGCAAACCGCCCAGACGAAGTTGTTGAAGCTAATACCTACGCCAATCGGCCCTAGGCATTTGATGTCTTCCCAGTGCTTTGTCAGACTCAGATCACTCAAGCGATATTGGATCACACTCTTTGCACCCACCCCGGCGAAATTTCGGTCCGTACTACTCATGGCTACCCAGAGAGATTCCCTGTCCGTTGCCACACCCCGGGCCGTTCCGTAATGGCCCGGAACTGGCGCAATCGTCGTCCAGACTTGTGTACTGGGATTGTATCGATAGGCGATGCCGGTGCCGGAGTCCTGTGAGCCTGTGTATAGGTTGCCCTCGCGATCAGCCGTAATACCGTAAGCATGACCGCCGTCAGGGTTTGCCGGAGCGAGGGTGATGGAGGTGGCAGTGTCGGTGACGTAACCAAGCGACACGTTGTTTGCCGTACGCGTAAACCAGATCTTTCCGTCGCGAGCGGTCACTGCTCCGTACGGATTGAAACCCGGAGTGGCAATGTCGATTGGGGTGTTATCGGCGCGCTTGGCAATCGAGCCATCTTCGGGATGGAGTGCAAGCACCTTCTGGCCCAAGTGCAGACCCACCCATACGAGGCCGGGGGCGCCATCGCGGTTAAGACCGACCGCCAAGGCGCGGGGTCGCCCGGCGACTGCGCCCACGTTCTTGGTCCACAAAACGCATTCGTCGTCCTTTTGTGCATTATCTGTAGCCGCAAGCGGGAACTCGGCGGGATCGGCGGGATCGATCTTGCCGTCACCATCGGCATCATGGCTTGTGCGGATGACGCCGTCGCTATTGCGATCGTCGCAACGGGCGAGCTTGTCTTGGTCATTGCCGTATTCGGCAAACTTGGTGACGGTGCCTTGTTTCCCAAATGCCCGGTTCGCGACGTAGGCGTTGCCATGCTGGTCCACCGCGGTGCGGGATGGGCAGTTGCCGGTATTACTGGCGTCATTTGTGACGCAGGGATTATTCCACGACGGAGCAGTATGGGCGTGGCCCGGCAGGGTCGGGTCGATGACACTCGGATATCGTGCGAGCTCGTTGCCTGTCTCCGCGTCGAGCTTCGAGACAGTTCCGTCATCCGTGTTGGCTACCCATACATGGAGGAAGCGACGACTGCTTTGGGTGATGGTGAGCGCGCCGTCATCGTCGAGCACAATGCCGCCACTTGAGTTGTCGTTGGTGGGGCCCGCCCAACCCGTTCCGGCCGGGGGATAACTGCTTGCGCTGCAGTTGAGATTAGGCGTGCTCGCGCAGTCGCCACCGCACAGCATATCGGCGTACTCATCGACTTCCCCGTCGCAATCGTTATCGATATTATCGCATAGCTCGGGAGCACCGTTGTTTGGGTTATCTTCGCAGCTCGACCCACCATCGGGAATGGGAGGAGTCACATCATTGCTCTTGCCACATGCAACGGTGAGAAAAAGGCACAGAACTGGTCCGATGCCATAGACGAACGGCGTGCTCGATACTTTAAGGCGCATAGAGTTATTTTATCCCAGGTTCGTCCGTTTTGCCATGGCATTGCCATAAGAAGGGGGCTGGTGTAGTCAAAGCGACGTCCCTGTCGGCCTCTCGATGCGCGGGAATAAAAAGGCAACCGAGGATATTAGGTACTTGGAAAGGTGTCGCATGGCATTTTACGCTCTCAAGAAACTCGCTCGTAGCATTCCTGTATCGCGTTTTTTAGTGGGCTGGCTGGTTTTTGCCGCCTGCTCGCCATTAGCATGCCTGCACAACTCCGAAGCCCAGGAGGATACGAGGGGCTCGGGGAAAACGACAGTGGCCAGTCGCGGAGGGAGTGCTCCTTTACCCAATACCGGTGCGGTGGCTGATGCGCAGCGTCTCGGCGATGCCATTTCTACCGTCGCTGAACGCGTTTCCCCCGCCGTGGTGAGCATGCGGGTAGAGACACGGCGAGAGGTGACACAGAACCCATTACAGTTTTTCTTTGGGCCCTTTGGTGGGGAAGGCGGAGCGCAGCAAGCGCCAGTCGTGCGTGGCAGCGGCTCGGGGATTGTCGTTCGTGCGGACGGTTATTTGGTGACCAACAACCATGTCGTCGACAATGCGAGTCGCATCGAGGTTCAACTTCAAGATGGAAGACAGTTTAGCGGCAAAGTCATCGGAACAGACCCTGCCACAGACCTTGCCGTTGTGAAAGTCAACGCCAAAAACCTGCCCACGGTGAGCTTCGCCGCCCCCGACGATTTACGCGTGGGGCAGTGGGTCGTTGCGATCGGATCACCGTTTGGCCTGGATTACACGGTCACGGCAGGGGTGCTCAGCGCCGTCGGTAGGGGCGGGATCGGGGCAAACGAGATCGAAGACTATTTGCAGACAGACGCCAGCATCAACCCCGGCAACTCGGGCGGTCCGCTTGTGAATCTTCGCGGTGAGGTCTTGGGGATCAACACCATGATCGTCGGACGTGGCACGGGCATCGGTTTTGCCGTTCCAGCGGCATTGGCCCGCAACGTGACCGATCAATTGATCGCGACGGGCAAGGTGCGCCGGGCGTGGATTGGCGTGGCCTTTCAGGAGCTGACGCCTGAGCTGGCCAAACAGTTCGGCGTGAATGCGAGCCGGGGCGCGCTGGTGAGCCATGTTGAAGCCACGGGCCCAGCCGCGAAGGGCGGCGTCAAGTCCGGGGACATTATCCAAGCCGTGGATGGCATCGCCATCAAAGAGGGTAGAGATCTCCTGCGTAGTGTGTTGACCAAACCGATCGGCCAAAAGATCACGTTGGATGTCATTCGCCAGGGCAAGAAACAGCGGCTCAGCTTGATTACGGCGGAGCGCCCTCGGGGCAAGGACGACAAACCGGCGGCCTCGGACGCTTCCCGCGGCTCATCGGTGGCACCCGGATACGGATTGCAGGTGCAATCGCTCACCCCGCCAATCGCGGAGCAATTGGGCATCCAAAGGAAATCGGGGCTCGTCGTGGCCAATGTAGAGTCAGGCTCTCCGGCCGATCGTGCTGGACTCAGAGGGGGCGATCTCATTGTGGAAGCCGATCGCAGCCCGGTGGAAAAACCAGGCGACCTGAGCCGAGCGCTTAGTGACGGGAAGGCCTTGCTCCAGGTCGAGCGCCGCGGCGGGTCGTTTTTCGCGGTGCTTTCGCAAGACTAAGCCCTATTATTTGACGTTGGCTCGACCCCCTTTCTACCATGATTGTGGGGCATGATGTCTAAAGCAACGAGAGCGATATCTCCGGCGTCGTGGTGCGCAAGCATCGGAATACTTGTGGCGTGTGAGGCGTGCGCTGCGCACGAGGTGCCACATTCAACCGTCGGGCCTTCCAAGAGCGAAGGGCAACTTCAACGCCTTTCGCGACGTTCCGAAGTTCAACAGACCCGCATTCGCGAGCTTGAGGGCCGGGTGGCACTTATGGAGGCTCAAGCAAAGCAGCTTGAGGACACAGTCGTTCAGAAAAGCATGGTTCCAAAGGAGACGGTGGTGATTCGTCCTCGCTTGCCGGATCCCGACGATGCACCTGCCAGCAATCCAGACGGGATCACGCGAGGGCCGAGGCCACTGCTACGGCTCTATGGGTCCTCAAGCGGGGAGGCCGCGCGCGATTCGGACTCGGCGCCCGCGCAGACCGCAGAGTCACCCGTAGAGCGATACCGGCAAGCTCTCCGCGCGCTTACCCTGCGGGAGTTCGCCACCGCGATCTCTAAACTCACCGTATTCGTCAAGGTCTATCCGAATCATCCTTACGCCGATAATGCCGTGTACTGGCGGGGGGTGGCGCGCTACGCACAACGCGATTATCGCCAAGCCTTGGCAGACTTCGAGCAAGTCCTCCGCGCCTATCCGCGGGGCAACAAGAAGGCCGACGCATTGCTTAATGTGGCGTACTGCCACGTGCGTATGGGTCACATCGCTCAAGCAAAGCGGTATTTTTCCGCAGTCCAAAGGGAATATCCCAGTAGCGGGGCCGCTAAGGTCGCCGCTCGGGAAGCAAGAGGGTTCCATGAAACTTAGTGCTTTCACATTGACAGCGGCGACGTTAATCACCGCGTCCGCTTATGCCCAACTTCAATCCAATGAGATTGAAGTTGCGGACCCTTTTGGCTCTCCTGGGTACTACGATCCCGAGGAACGGGTCGTAAGCCCCACAACACCAATACCATCGGCGTCGCAGATTCCCGAGACACATACCGTCATCAAGGGGGACACGCTCTGGGACATCACTGGAAAATATGTAGGAAATCCATGGGATTGGCCACGCATCTGGTCGTACAATCCCGAAATCACCAACCCGCACTGGATCTATCCAGGGGGCGTGCTGCGGCTGAAAGTAGGCACCGTGGAGAGCGTAGCAACCTTGCTGTCGGGCGAGCAGGTGAAGATCAAGCCATCACGGCACAAAGACAAATCCGTGTATCTGCGGAATCAGGGCTACTTGGATCGCAACGCGCTGGCGGCCGCTGGCATCATCACAGGAGCCAACGAGGATCACATGTTGTTGTCGTACAACGACGCGATCTATGTTCAATTTAATGACCCCACATTTGCTCGCGCGGGGCAGGAGCTGGCAGTTTTTTCAGAAGTTCCCGAAGATCAGAGACTCGATGATGAAGAGGGAGAATTGGTGCGTGTCTTTGGCACGGTGAGAATCCAGGATTACAATCGGAGAAACAAGTTGAGTCGCGCCGTTATTACGGAGGCACTCGATCCGATAGAAAGGGGTTACAAGGTGGCTCCGGTTCAGAGGCGCTTTGTGGAAGTCGAGCCTCGCACCAATCGGCGCGCAGTGCGCGCGCATGTCGTGGCAACGCTCCGCCCCAACAATCTCAACGGAGACTACGGTGTGGTGTTCGTAGATGTCGGTCGAGAGCAGGGCGTTGAGGTCGGAAACCGCTTTTTAGTGGTACGGCGGGGAGATGCGTGGCAACAATCATTGGACGATAGTCCTAGCAAACTTGGCGCCACTGCTGACCTGCCCGATCAACCGGAGTATCCCGATGAGCCCATTGCTGAGTTGCGTGTGGTTGATGTCCAGAAGTCGACCGCGGCATGCCTGGTCACCTCCTCGACGCGGGCGGTGGCGATGACCGATCGCGCAGAAATGCCCAAGGGCTATTGATCAAATAAGGTGCGCCTGCGGCCGAGTTGGTAGGCCAGTACCCACCACGCCACCATGCCCAAGAATATAAGTATCCCAAGCGCGGGCGTTGTCACCGACGATACGAAGAGCCATAAAAATAGCGATGCGCCGCCCTTGGCGGAACGATAGCCAAACATATCGATAATGGCTTTGGCGCGGGTTTTCTCCCCATAGGTCAGGGGCGTATAAAGCATCTCCTTGCTGGCCTTAAACAGCGAATAATCCATAGCCTTGCTAAGCGTTTTGGTGGATGCCGCGCTCAAGAACCCAGGCCACAGCAAACATGCGGCGACGGCGGCCCCTCCAATTGACGGGATGGCTAAGAGCATAACCCTTAAGCCGAGCATTCGAATGAGCCCGCCGGTGCTTAGCTGCAAAACGAGAGCCAAGCCGTCTATCAAGGCATACACCTGTCCGGAGACGCGGGTACGGGCGTCCAATGAGGGATAATGCAGTTCTAGTGACTGATTGTAGAGAAAGTCTACCCATGTAATGACCACCTGCACGGCCACCACCAGCGCCAAGATAAGCATAAGGTAATGCGCTGCCGACGGGCGGACGTCAAGTGCGCGGGGATTATGCTTGGCCTCGGCAAACCGGTGTTGCACCGCGCGCGATGCCGGCCAGGAGACTATCCATACGATCAACCCAAAGAGCGGTAAGGCCCATAAGATGCTTGCGCCAGTACCAATGTGCTTTGCCAACATGCCGACCGTGATATTACCTGCAATACTACCCACTGACCCCGCTGCGCAAAACCAACCAAACACCCAGCGGGCTGTCGTTGCGCGAATGACGACGTGCGCCCAGCTCCAGACCATTTCCAACATCACGACAATGTAGACGTCCTTCCATACGTACATCACGAATGTGCTTCCTGGCCAGTTGGCGCCTCGAAGAAGTTCGAGCACCATCAGCGTCCCCGCATTCAAGGCTGACCCCGCCGTCAGCAAGATGGGAAGGCTAAACCGCGATGCCAAGTAGTTGTATGCCGCAACTGCCACTCCCGCACAAATCGCCAGCGTAATCCATGCGGCAGGGAGCATAGCGCTCGTATGCTGTGCGAGAAACAACGATTCGGTTGCAGGCCGAATCAAGCCGTAGCTGAAGAGAAGCACAAACGCCAGCGCGCATATCTGAACAATGCGCGCATGCTCGGAGTCTGTCAGATCTGAACGGCTGTCCGCCTTAGACTCACGCGTAGTCCTTCTCCATCCGCTCTTGGTCCTCTTTGCAGCGGATACAGAGGGTCGTCTCGGGTCGCGCTTCAAGGCGTTTTAGCGAGATGGGCTCTTCGCAGTTCTCACAAGTACCAAATGTGCCATCGTCGATCTTCTTAATGGCGGTGTTTATTTTCTCGAGAAATGTACGCTCCCGGCCGCGCAGGCGAAAGGTGAAGGATTGTATGTATTCACTCGAGGCGAGATCCATTTCGTCCGGCAGATCATTCGAGTCGAGAGCCATGTCTTCAGCGAATGTTTGCTGCGCGTTTTTTATAAGCGTGGCGCGTTTCTCTTCAAGGATCGCCTTCAAGCGTTTAATGTCGGTTTTTTTCATGACAAGTCTACCCTTCTTGCCTCAGACGTCTCCCCATTAGGGGCGAGGGAGACTAGACTTAGGCACGGATCAAGTCAAGCCCGCTACGCATTCTGAGTATAGTTAAGACGCACGCAAAGCGCACATGTGGAGCTTTAACTGCGGGGCGCATAGATTACCAGTTGCTGTCCGGGATTGATGTCTGTATGTCGACTGAAACGGTTGATTCGGCTCAGTGACCGCACTGATAATTCGTAACGTCTTGCGAGCGATCGCAATGTGTCTCCGGGCCGTGCGATGTAGATGATTCGCTGGCGCTTGCGGGCGGTTTCGTGGTGATCGAAAAACTCGGTGCTGCC encodes:
- a CDS encoding cysteine hydrolase encodes the protein MNLHPNSSALLLIDLINPFDYDRAADLLSNTRSIIAPTVALADRARRASLPVIYVNDNFGRWRSHFVETLSQCERAVGAEVVQAFRPLDDDYFVLKPQRSGFFCTPLDLLLQSLNVRTLVLAGIATEMCVMATAHDACMRGYKNIVPKDTTASFTGKQRDEALDLLQAARAASVCGSEDLVF
- a CDS encoding Do family serine endopeptidase; translation: MAFYALKKLARSIPVSRFLVGWLVFAACSPLACLHNSEAQEDTRGSGKTTVASRGGSAPLPNTGAVADAQRLGDAISTVAERVSPAVVSMRVETRREVTQNPLQFFFGPFGGEGGAQQAPVVRGSGSGIVVRADGYLVTNNHVVDNASRIEVQLQDGRQFSGKVIGTDPATDLAVVKVNAKNLPTVSFAAPDDLRVGQWVVAIGSPFGLDYTVTAGVLSAVGRGGIGANEIEDYLQTDASINPGNSGGPLVNLRGEVLGINTMIVGRGTGIGFAVPAALARNVTDQLIATGKVRRAWIGVAFQELTPELAKQFGVNASRGALVSHVEATGPAAKGGVKSGDIIQAVDGIAIKEGRDLLRSVLTKPIGQKITLDVIRQGKKQRLSLITAERPRGKDDKPAASDASRGSSVAPGYGLQVQSLTPPIAEQLGIQRKSGLVVANVESGSPADRAGLRGGDLIVEADRSPVEKPGDLSRALSDGKALLQVERRGGSFFAVLSQD
- a CDS encoding acetyl-CoA hydrolase/transferase family protein; translated protein: MEVRSGQRVFVQGAAATPMRLLERLVAAHETLRDVEVIHLHTMGEAQYADPAYEKSFRVVNVFVGANMRSKLDDARNDYLPCFLSEVPALFRSGLRPIDVALIHVSPPDKQGYCSLGTSVDVARAAVDVAKTVIAQINPNMPRVHGDGFVHMSRIAEVIECNDPLPEVVPSTRGPIENAIGEAVAGLIDDGATLQMGIGAVPDAVMAALSGHKHLGIHSEMWTDGALELIKSGVVDNSRKTVHPGKTVSGFLYGSKKLYDFIDDNPSVVQLDIGYVNQPNVIARNPAVAAINSAVEIDLTGQVCADSIGPHVISGVGGQMDFLRAAALSKGGRPILAMPSRTKKGTPRIVAELRRGAGVVTTRAHVHWVVTEYGVVNLFGKTLGERAKALISIAHPDDRESLERNWRARLKN
- a CDS encoding YtxH domain-containing protein; the encoded protein is MLCAGMAVSSFGCSDDTEEHSEAAAESAGDDIEASADNAAEETGDAMEEAGDDIEEATE
- a CDS encoding TraR/DksA C4-type zinc finger protein, with the protein product MKKTDIKRLKAILEEKRATLIKNAQQTFAEDMALDSNDLPDEMDLASSEYIQSFTFRLRGRERTFLEKINTAIKKIDDGTFGTCENCEEPISLKRLEARPETTLCIRCKEDQERMEKDYA
- the ybgF gene encoding tol-pal system protein YbgF; this encodes MMSKATRAISPASWCASIGILVACEACAAHEVPHSTVGPSKSEGQLQRLSRRSEVQQTRIRELEGRVALMEAQAKQLEDTVVQKSMVPKETVVIRPRLPDPDDAPASNPDGITRGPRPLLRLYGSSSGEAARDSDSAPAQTAESPVERYRQALRALTLREFATAISKLTVFVKVYPNHPYADNAVYWRGVARYAQRDYRQALADFEQVLRAYPRGNKKADALLNVAYCHVRMGHIAQAKRYFSAVQREYPSSGAAKVAAREARGFHET
- a CDS encoding LysM peptidoglycan-binding domain-containing protein, producing MKLSAFTLTAATLITASAYAQLQSNEIEVADPFGSPGYYDPEERVVSPTTPIPSASQIPETHTVIKGDTLWDITGKYVGNPWDWPRIWSYNPEITNPHWIYPGGVLRLKVGTVESVATLLSGEQVKIKPSRHKDKSVYLRNQGYLDRNALAAAGIITGANEDHMLLSYNDAIYVQFNDPTFARAGQELAVFSEVPEDQRLDDEEGELVRVFGTVRIQDYNRRNKLSRAVITEALDPIERGYKVAPVQRRFVEVEPRTNRRAVRAHVVATLRPNNLNGDYGVVFVDVGREQGVEVGNRFLVVRRGDAWQQSLDDSPSKLGATADLPDQPEYPDEPIAELRVVDVQKSTAACLVTSSTRAVAMTDRAEMPKGY